A region of the Stutzerimonas stutzeri genome:
TCCGTGGCCGCTCCTCTCCAATAGGAATGGGCTTGACGGAACGATCGGCTTGGCTGAATACGCCGACCAGCGAATCGGACAGAATCTTGTACTTGCCTTCGTTGACCGAGGATATCGAGTACATCACCACGAAGAACGCGAATAGCAGCGTAATAAAGTCGGCGTACGACACCAGCCAACGCTCGTGATTCTCGTGCTCTTCGGGCGGTCTGCGTCTGGCCATGGGGTCAATCCATGAAGCCTTGCAGCTTCATCTCGATGGAGCGCGGATTCTCACCTTCGGCGATCGACAACACGCCCTCGAGCAACATTTCCCGGTACGCCGTTTGGCGCTGCACGACGCTTTTCAGCTTGTTGCCTACCGGCAGCACCAGCAGGTTGGCCAGGGCAACACCATAGATCGTGGCGACGAATGCAACGGCAATGCCGCTGCCGAGCTGACTCGGGTCGGCCAAATTGCCCATCACATGGATCAACCCCATGACCGCGCCAATGATGCCAATGGTCGGCGAATAGCCACCCATGGCGTCGTACACCTTGGCGGCACGCAGGTCACGACTTTCCTGGGTATAGAGATCGACTTCCAGAATGCTGCGGATGACCTCAGGCTCGGCACCATCTACCAGCAGTTGCAAGCCTTTGCGTGCGTAAGGATCAGGCTCCGTCTCGGCGACCGGCTCGAGGCCGAGCAACCCTTCTTTACGGGCGGTGTTGCTCCAGGCGGTGACCAAGAGAATGCCACGACCAAGGTCGATGCGCGGCGGGAAGAAAATCCAGCGGCCGATGCTCATGGCTCGCATGAACACGGCAAT
Encoded here:
- a CDS encoding flagellar motor protein, translated to MDVLSLIGLLLAFVAIVGGNFLEGGHISALLNGPAALIVLGGTLGAVLLQTPIAVFMRAMSIGRWIFFPPRIDLGRGILLVTAWSNTARKEGLLGLEPVAETEPDPYARKGLQLLVDGAEPEVIRSILEVDLYTQESRDLRAAKVYDAMGGYSPTIGIIGAVMGLIHVMGNLADPSQLGSGIAVAFVATIYGVALANLLVLPVGNKLKSVVQRQTAYREMLLEGVLSIAEGENPRSIEMKLQGFMD